One window of the Pseudomonas lurida genome contains the following:
- a CDS encoding cupin domain-containing protein yields MSITQFKDTLNAHLPDSSPVAVPLGEPIAVASTLSVERNDGVETGIWECTPGVWRRQIKSQEFCHFIQGRCTFTPDNGEIVHIQAGDALMLPANSTGIWDIQETVRKTYVLIL; encoded by the coding sequence ATGAGCATCACGCAATTCAAAGACACGCTGAACGCTCACCTACCTGACTCGTCGCCCGTTGCTGTGCCGCTGGGCGAGCCCATTGCCGTGGCCTCGACCCTGAGCGTCGAGCGCAACGATGGCGTCGAAACCGGCATCTGGGAATGCACCCCAGGCGTTTGGCGTCGACAGATCAAATCCCAGGAGTTCTGCCACTTCATTCAGGGCCGCTGCACCTTCACCCCTGACAACGGAGAAATCGTCCACATACAAGCCGGTGATGCACTGATGTTGCCGGCCAACAGCACCGGCATCTGGGACATCCAGGAAACCGTGCGCAAGACCTACGTATTGATCCTGTAA
- a CDS encoding polyamine ABC transporter substrate-binding protein, which translates to MKAIALLPLMLVASIGQAAETVKIYNWSDYIAPDTTKNFQKETGIGFTYDVYDSNETLDGKLMTGKSGYDVVFPSNHFMARQIQGGALKKLDKSQLPNWKNLNPVLLKALENNDPGNAHGFPYLWGSTGIGYNIDKVKAVLGDNAPVDSWDLIFKPENMAKLQKCGVAILDNGPELLPAALNYLGLPHHSKKPEDYKKAQDLMMKVRPYVAYFHSSKYTADLANGDICVAVGFSGDILQAESRAKEAKNGVNIGYNIPKEGAAIWFDMVAMPADAPNEKAGYAFMNYLLSPQVMASITNYVHYANGNEAADSLVDPAIKADTKIYPSPEMMGKLFALEAMPLNVDRVRTRVWNTIRTGR; encoded by the coding sequence ATGAAAGCCATTGCCCTGTTGCCCTTGATGTTGGTGGCCTCTATCGGCCAGGCCGCCGAGACGGTGAAAATCTACAACTGGTCGGACTACATCGCGCCTGACACCACCAAGAACTTCCAGAAAGAAACCGGCATCGGTTTCACCTACGACGTGTACGACAGCAATGAAACCCTCGACGGCAAGTTGATGACCGGTAAATCCGGCTACGACGTGGTGTTCCCGTCCAACCATTTCATGGCCCGGCAGATCCAGGGCGGCGCGTTGAAGAAGCTCGACAAGAGCCAGTTGCCCAACTGGAAGAACCTCAACCCGGTGTTGCTCAAGGCCCTGGAAAACAATGACCCGGGCAATGCCCATGGCTTTCCGTACCTGTGGGGCAGCACCGGCATCGGCTACAACATCGACAAGGTCAAGGCGGTACTGGGCGACAACGCACCGGTCGACTCCTGGGACCTGATCTTCAAGCCGGAAAACATGGCCAAGCTGCAGAAATGCGGGGTGGCGATTCTGGATAATGGTCCGGAGCTGCTGCCCGCTGCGCTCAACTACCTGGGCTTGCCGCACCACAGCAAGAAGCCCGAGGACTACAAGAAAGCGCAAGACCTGATGATGAAGGTGCGGCCTTATGTGGCGTACTTCCATTCCTCGAAGTACACCGCGGACCTGGCCAACGGCGATATCTGCGTGGCAGTCGGTTTCTCTGGCGACATCCTGCAGGCTGAAAGCCGTGCCAAGGAGGCCAAGAACGGCGTGAACATCGGCTACAACATTCCCAAGGAAGGCGCTGCGATCTGGTTCGACATGGTCGCCATGCCCGCCGATGCCCCCAACGAAAAAGCCGGCTACGCGTTCATGAATTACCTGTTGAGCCCGCAAGTGATGGCCAGCATCACCAACTACGTGCACTACGCCAACGGTAACGAAGCCGCCGACAGCCTGGTGGACCCTGCGATCAAGGCCGACACCAAGATCTACCCGAGCCCCGAGATGATGGGCAAGCTGTTCGCACTCGAAGCGATGCCGCTGAACGTCGACCGGGTGCGCACGCGGGTGTGGAACACCATCCGGACCGGGCGCTGA
- a CDS encoding helix-turn-helix transcriptional regulator yields MSLFREVGMHAGLGRTVTYIGTERFWKQLVLLLHQCLPFDNALAIYYPLEGAPQALEEYDAQPSSKPASMLAYLNGLYLLDPFYQACREGYASGVYRLEEVAPDHFRQSEYFLSYFHDNVLEDEVQFILQLPGAGTLSLSLGMQRRFSLEETGLMTTMSAWVLPLMQQHWQQSTRRAPAMDSQIRDALSQFGCGVLSDRELEIARLVLRGFSSKAMAERLNISPDTVKVHRRHLYAKLDISSQPELFSLFIQSLGHDLEHP; encoded by the coding sequence ATGAGCCTGTTTCGGGAGGTCGGGATGCACGCCGGCCTGGGCCGCACCGTCACGTACATCGGTACCGAGCGTTTCTGGAAACAGCTCGTGCTGTTGCTGCACCAGTGCCTGCCCTTCGATAACGCCCTGGCGATCTACTACCCCTTGGAAGGCGCGCCCCAGGCCCTGGAAGAATACGACGCCCAGCCCAGCAGCAAGCCGGCGTCGATGCTGGCGTACCTCAATGGGTTGTATTTGCTCGACCCGTTTTACCAAGCCTGCCGCGAGGGGTATGCCAGCGGTGTGTACCGCCTGGAGGAAGTGGCCCCGGACCATTTTCGCCAGAGTGAGTACTTCCTCAGCTACTTCCACGACAACGTGCTGGAAGACGAGGTGCAATTCATTCTGCAATTGCCCGGCGCGGGGACCTTGTCGCTGTCATTGGGCATGCAGCGGCGCTTCAGCCTCGAGGAGACGGGATTGATGACGACCATGTCGGCCTGGGTATTGCCCCTGATGCAGCAGCACTGGCAGCAAAGCACCCGGCGTGCGCCGGCGATGGACAGCCAGATCAGGGATGCCCTGAGTCAGTTCGGCTGCGGCGTGCTCTCGGACCGCGAGCTGGAAATCGCCCGCCTGGTGCTGCGCGGGTTCTCATCCAAGGCCATGGCCGAACGCCTGAACATTTCGCCGGACACGGTGAAAGTGCACCGTCGGCATTTGTACGCGAAGCTGGATATCTCGTCACAACCGGAGCTGTTTTCGTTGTTTATCCAGTCGTTGGGGCATGACCTGGAGCATCCTTGA
- a CDS encoding APC family permease, with product MSTSPAPNGVLKPTLSVFDVVAITVSAVTPASSVFVIAPFAIQQAGSGVFLAFVMAGLLALMFAFCYAELGRAHNSAGGEYVYAKRVFGGMAGYATFLTVLVMLLFIPPVLATGAATYLNNALGTTFDAQTVALVIVVCSYALGILNIKLNAWITGTCLLLEVAALLVIVVIGFGNPVQPASVLFQPQIVENGVLHLAPWALVIGAVGVGLFSYNGYGPAVLLAEDMKCGGKGVHKAVLWSLGLVVIIELVPITALLIGAPSLSAMISSPDPIGYLLSSHGNETLSRLVSAGIFLSVFNAIVAIVIQIGRVVFSSGRDALWTPSINQLFTRIHPRWDSPWLATLFLAIPSALLSFSSNLADLTSFSVLLIMLVYLVVALSALMSRVLLRDREHPYRMPLWPLPALLAVLGAGYLLVTLVAAASVRDIMVIIGLLALSVILYCISGRSSPVFQKL from the coding sequence ATGAGCACTTCCCCTGCGCCCAACGGCGTGCTGAAACCCACCCTGAGCGTCTTCGATGTGGTGGCTATTACCGTGTCGGCGGTGACACCGGCCAGTTCCGTGTTCGTGATTGCGCCGTTTGCCATCCAGCAGGCCGGCAGCGGCGTGTTCCTGGCGTTTGTAATGGCCGGTTTGCTCGCGCTGATGTTTGCCTTTTGCTACGCCGAACTGGGGCGTGCCCACAACAGCGCCGGCGGAGAGTATGTGTATGCCAAGCGAGTGTTCGGTGGCATGGCGGGCTATGCGACGTTCCTGACGGTGCTGGTCATGTTGCTGTTTATCCCGCCGGTACTGGCGACGGGCGCGGCGACCTACCTCAATAACGCCCTCGGCACGACGTTCGACGCCCAGACCGTCGCACTGGTGATCGTGGTGTGCAGTTACGCGCTGGGCATCCTCAATATCAAACTCAACGCCTGGATCACCGGCACCTGCCTGCTGCTGGAAGTGGCGGCATTGCTGGTGATCGTGGTGATCGGCTTCGGCAACCCGGTGCAGCCGGCCAGCGTGCTGTTCCAGCCGCAAATCGTCGAAAACGGCGTGCTGCATCTCGCACCCTGGGCACTGGTGATCGGCGCGGTGGGGGTCGGCCTGTTTTCCTACAACGGCTATGGCCCGGCGGTTTTGCTGGCTGAAGACATGAAATGCGGCGGCAAGGGCGTGCACAAGGCAGTGCTGTGGTCCCTGGGCCTGGTGGTGATCATCGAACTGGTGCCGATTACCGCGCTGTTGATCGGCGCGCCCTCCCTGAGTGCGATGATCAGCAGCCCGGACCCTATCGGTTACCTGTTGAGCAGCCACGGCAATGAAACGTTGTCGCGGCTGGTCAGCGCCGGGATCTTCCTGTCGGTGTTCAACGCGATTGTGGCCATCGTGATCCAGATCGGCCGCGTGGTATTCAGCAGTGGGCGCGATGCGCTGTGGACACCGAGCATCAACCAGCTGTTCACCCGCATTCATCCGCGCTGGGATTCGCCGTGGTTGGCTACGCTGTTCCTGGCGATTCCTTCGGCGCTGCTGAGTTTCAGTTCCAACCTGGCCGACCTCACCTCGTTCAGCGTGCTGCTGATCATGCTGGTGTACCTGGTGGTGGCCTTGAGCGCGTTGATGAGCCGAGTGTTGCTGCGCGATCGCGAGCATCCCTATCGCATGCCGTTGTGGCCACTGCCGGCATTGCTCGCGGTACTGGGCGCCGGCTATCTGTTGGTGACCCTGGTGGCCGCCGCCTCGGTGCGGGACATCATGGTCATCATCGGCCTGCTGGCCCTGTCGGTGATTCTGTATTGCATCAGTGGCCGGTCGAGTCCGGTCTTCCAGAAATTGTAA
- a CDS encoding DmpA family aminopeptidase produces the protein MRARQLGITLGLGTPGEWNAITDVPGVRVGHSTLKTQHEGKHVRTGVSVIQPRAGEARQQPCFAGYHVLNGNGDATGLEWINEAGLLTTPLAITNTHSIGVVRDSLIALERERLADPAVYWCMPVVMETYDGLLNDIWGQHVGPEHVREAVGNAETGPVQEGAVGGGTGMICHEFKGGIGTASRRLPAEQGGWTVGVLVQANHGKRQELRVDGYPVGRHLMEIPSPFAEQGTPGMGSIVVILATDAPLLPHQCQRLAQRASIGIARTGGGTEDSSGDLFLAFATGNQDLPPADYGRKHLPFSTALQMVNNDHISPLFSAAAEAVEEAIINAILAGEDMLTDQGVLVPGLTGDTLLSALSEAGWHVSR, from the coding sequence ATGCGCGCACGTCAATTGGGCATCACATTGGGGCTGGGCACACCCGGTGAATGGAACGCCATCACCGATGTGCCCGGCGTTCGGGTCGGTCACAGTACGCTCAAGACGCAGCATGAGGGCAAGCACGTGCGCACCGGTGTCAGTGTGATCCAGCCACGTGCCGGGGAAGCCCGCCAGCAACCGTGCTTTGCCGGGTACCACGTGCTCAATGGCAACGGGGACGCCACCGGTCTTGAATGGATCAACGAGGCGGGGTTGCTGACCACGCCGCTGGCCATCACCAACACCCACAGCATCGGTGTGGTGCGCGACAGCCTGATCGCGCTGGAGCGCGAGCGTCTGGCAGACCCCGCCGTGTACTGGTGCATGCCGGTGGTGATGGAAACCTATGACGGCCTGCTCAATGATATCTGGGGCCAGCATGTCGGCCCGGAACATGTGCGCGAAGCCGTGGGCAACGCCGAAACCGGCCCGGTGCAGGAAGGCGCTGTGGGCGGTGGTACTGGCATGATCTGCCATGAGTTCAAGGGCGGCATCGGCACGGCCTCGCGGCGCTTGCCAGCGGAGCAGGGCGGGTGGACCGTCGGCGTGCTGGTGCAGGCCAACCACGGCAAGCGCCAGGAACTGCGGGTGGATGGCTACCCGGTGGGGCGCCACTTGATGGAGATCCCGTCGCCGTTTGCCGAGCAAGGCACGCCGGGCATGGGCTCGATCGTGGTGATCCTCGCCACCGACGCGCCGCTGTTGCCACACCAATGCCAGCGGCTGGCGCAACGCGCATCGATCGGCATCGCCCGTACCGGCGGCGGTACCGAGGACTCCAGCGGTGATCTGTTCCTGGCTTTTGCCACCGGCAACCAGGATTTGCCGCCCGCAGACTACGGGCGCAAGCATCTACCCTTCAGCACTGCATTGCAGATGGTCAACAACGACCACATCTCGCCGCTATTCAGTGCCGCGGCGGAGGCGGTGGAAGAGGCAATCATCAATGCGATCCTGGCGGGGGAGGACATGCTCACCGATCAAGGTGTTCTGGTGCCCGGCCTCACGGGTGACACGTTATTGTCGGCATTAAGCGAGGCGGGTTGGCATGTGTCCCGGTAA
- a CDS encoding serralysin family metalloprotease: MSKVKDKAIVSAAQASTAYSQIDSFSHLYDRGGNLTINGKPSYTVDQAATQLLRDGAAYRDFDGNGKIDLTYTFLTSASSSTMNKHGIAGFSQFNAQQKAQAVLAMQSWADVANVTFTEKASGGDGHMTFGNYSSGQDGAAAFAYLPGTGAGYDGTSWYLTNNSYTPNKTPDLNNYGRQTLTHEIGHTLGLAHPGDYNAGNGNPTYNDATYGQDTRGYSLMSYWSESNTNQNFSKGGVEAYASGPLIDDIAAIQKLYGANYNTRAGDTTYGFNSNTGRDFLSATSNADKLVFSVWDGGGNDTLDFSGFTQNQKINLNEASFSDVGGLVGNVSIAKGVTIENAFGGAGNDLIIGNNAANVIKGGAGNDLIYGGGGADQLWGGAGSDTFVFGASSDSKPGAADKIFDFTSGSDKIDLSGITKGAGLTFVNAFTGHAGDAVLTYAAGTNLGTLAVDFSGHGVADFLVTTVGQAAVSDIVA; encoded by the coding sequence ATGTCAAAAGTAAAAGACAAGGCTATCGTGTCGGCGGCGCAAGCCAGCACCGCTTACTCGCAAATCGATAGCTTCAGCCATCTGTATGACCGTGGCGGCAACCTCACGATCAATGGCAAACCCTCCTATACCGTTGACCAGGCGGCCACCCAGCTGCTGCGCGACGGCGCCGCGTACCGGGACTTTGACGGTAACGGCAAGATCGACCTGACCTACACCTTCCTGACTTCGGCCTCCTCGAGCACCATGAACAAACATGGCATCGCGGGCTTCAGCCAGTTCAACGCACAGCAAAAAGCACAGGCCGTACTGGCCATGCAATCCTGGGCGGACGTGGCCAACGTCACCTTCACCGAGAAAGCCAGCGGCGGTGACGGCCACATGACGTTCGGCAACTACAGCAGCGGCCAGGACGGCGCGGCAGCCTTCGCCTACCTGCCCGGCACCGGCGCAGGCTACGACGGCACCTCGTGGTACCTGACCAACAACAGCTACACGCCGAACAAGACCCCGGACCTGAACAACTACGGCCGGCAGACCCTGACCCACGAAATCGGCCATACCCTGGGCCTGGCTCACCCTGGCGACTACAACGCCGGGAATGGCAACCCGACCTACAACGACGCGACCTATGGACAGGACACGCGCGGCTACAGCCTGATGAGCTACTGGAGCGAGAGCAACACCAACCAGAACTTCAGTAAAGGCGGAGTCGAGGCCTACGCGTCCGGCCCGCTGATCGACGATATTGCGGCGATCCAGAAGCTCTACGGTGCCAACTACAACACCCGCGCCGGCGACACCACCTACGGGTTCAACTCCAACACCGGGCGTGATTTCCTCAGTGCCACATCCAATGCCGACAAGCTGGTGTTCTCGGTATGGGACGGTGGTGGCAACGACACCCTGGACTTCTCCGGCTTCACCCAGAACCAGAAGATCAACCTCAATGAAGCGTCGTTCTCCGACGTGGGCGGCCTGGTGGGCAACGTGTCCATCGCCAAGGGCGTGACCATCGAGAACGCCTTCGGCGGCGCGGGCAATGACTTGATCATTGGTAACAACGCGGCCAACGTCATCAAGGGCGGGGCCGGCAACGACCTCATCTACGGCGGCGGCGGAGCGGACCAACTGTGGGGCGGCGCGGGCAGTGACACCTTTGTGTTCGGTGCCAGTTCCGACTCCAAGCCTGGGGCGGCGGACAAGATCTTTGACTTTACCTCGGGTTCGGACAAGATCGACCTGTCGGGCATTACCAAAGGCGCAGGCCTGACCTTCGTCAATGCCTTCACCGGGCATGCCGGCGATGCTGTACTGACCTATGCCGCAGGTACCAACCTGGGCACCCTGGCAGTGGACTTCTCCGGTCACGGCGTGGCGGATTTCCTCGTCACCACCGTCGGCCAGGCTGCGGTCAGCGACATCGTGGCGTAA
- a CDS encoding AprI/Inh family metalloprotease inhibitor, which translates to MQRFFNLVTCVLQVMFVSAGAHAMASSLVLPTTAQLAGHWQLHQQDQVCALDLLEQANALGGDVACVAQWLGDKPLTWTPTPDGIWLMNAEGSGITHLNRQKEGEYKGRTPTGLEVVLQRTP; encoded by the coding sequence ATGCAGCGTTTTTTCAATCTAGTCACTTGCGTATTGCAGGTGATGTTCGTGTCGGCAGGAGCCCACGCAATGGCGAGCAGTCTTGTATTACCCACCACCGCCCAGTTGGCCGGGCATTGGCAATTGCACCAGCAGGACCAGGTGTGCGCCCTGGACTTGCTGGAGCAGGCCAATGCCTTGGGCGGTGATGTGGCGTGTGTCGCGCAATGGCTGGGGGACAAGCCCCTGACCTGGACGCCAACGCCGGATGGTATATGGCTGATGAATGCCGAAGGCAGCGGGATTACCCACCTCAATCGGCAGAAAGAAGGCGAATATAAAGGTCGCACACCGACCGGCCTTGAAGTGGTATTGCAACGCACACCTTAG
- a CDS encoding type I secretion system permease/ATPase, with translation MAKSHAVAPLFKALGEYKRILISVGCFTALINLLMLVPSIYMLQVYDRVLSSQNETTLVMLTLMVVGFFAFIGLLEVIRSFIVIRIGSQLERRFNLRVYKAAFERNLQRGQGHAGQSLGDLTHIRQFITGPALFAFFDAPWFPIYLFVIFLFNVWLGVLATAGAVLLIGLACLNEYLTKKPLGEASGYSQQSTQLATSHLHNAETIQAMGMLGALRSRWFAVHSQFLGLQNKASDTGSVMTSLSKSLRLCLQSLVLGLGALLVIRGDMTAGMMIAGSILMGRVLSPIDQLIAVWKQWSSAKLAYQRLDDLLREFPPEVEQMKLPAPKGQVSFEQVSAGPPGRRVATLHQVSFNLGAGEVLGVLGASGSGKSTLARVLVGVWPTLAGTVRLDGADIHRWDRDDLGPHIGYLPQDIELFSGSIADNIARFRAADPEQVVRAAQQAGVHELILRLPQGYDTVLGDNGGGLSGGQKQRVALARALYGGPRLIVLDEPNSNLDTVGEAALASAIVQMKAQGSSVVLVTHRSSALAQADKLLVLSEGHLQAFGPSQEVLRALSGQQEAPKEKPGVSFSRQYPAARNPGA, from the coding sequence ATGGCGAAGTCCCATGCCGTCGCGCCGTTATTCAAGGCGCTGGGTGAATACAAGCGTATTTTGATCAGTGTGGGCTGTTTCACCGCATTGATTAACCTGCTGATGCTGGTGCCGTCGATTTACATGCTGCAAGTGTATGACCGTGTGCTGTCCTCCCAGAACGAAACCACCCTGGTGATGTTGACGTTGATGGTCGTGGGCTTCTTTGCATTTATTGGCCTGTTGGAGGTCATCCGTAGTTTTATCGTGATCCGTATTGGCAGCCAATTGGAGCGACGCTTCAACTTGCGCGTGTACAAGGCGGCGTTCGAACGCAACCTGCAGCGTGGTCAGGGGCATGCCGGGCAGTCCCTGGGCGATTTGACCCATATCCGCCAGTTCATCACCGGACCTGCGCTGTTCGCGTTTTTCGATGCGCCTTGGTTTCCCATCTACCTGTTTGTGATTTTCCTGTTCAACGTGTGGCTGGGCGTATTGGCCACGGCCGGTGCCGTGCTGCTGATCGGCCTGGCATGCCTGAATGAGTACCTGACCAAAAAGCCGCTGGGCGAAGCCAGCGGTTACTCCCAGCAATCCACGCAATTGGCCACCAGCCACTTGCACAACGCCGAGACCATCCAGGCCATGGGCATGCTCGGCGCGCTGCGCAGCCGCTGGTTTGCCGTGCATTCGCAGTTCCTTGGCCTGCAGAACAAGGCCAGCGATACCGGCTCGGTGATGACTTCCCTGAGCAAATCCCTGCGCCTGTGCCTGCAATCGCTGGTGCTTGGCCTAGGCGCCTTGCTGGTGATCCGAGGCGATATGACTGCCGGGATGATGATCGCCGGCTCTATCCTCATGGGCCGGGTGCTCAGCCCCATCGACCAGTTGATTGCAGTGTGGAAGCAATGGAGTTCGGCCAAGCTGGCCTATCAACGCCTGGATGACTTGCTGCGCGAGTTTCCCCCGGAGGTCGAGCAGATGAAACTGCCGGCGCCCAAGGGCCAGGTCAGTTTCGAACAGGTCAGTGCCGGCCCACCCGGACGGCGCGTGGCGACCTTGCACCAGGTCAGTTTCAACCTGGGCGCGGGTGAAGTGCTTGGCGTTCTTGGGGCGTCGGGCTCCGGCAAATCGACCCTGGCCCGTGTGCTGGTGGGAGTATGGCCAACGCTGGCCGGCACCGTGCGCCTGGATGGCGCAGACATTCACCGCTGGGACCGCGACGACCTTGGCCCGCACATTGGTTATTTGCCCCAGGACATCGAGCTGTTCAGTGGCAGCATTGCCGACAACATCGCGCGCTTTCGCGCGGCCGACCCCGAGCAGGTTGTGCGCGCCGCGCAGCAGGCCGGCGTGCATGAACTGATCCTGCGCTTGCCCCAGGGCTACGACACGGTGCTGGGAGACAACGGTGGCGGCCTGTCCGGTGGCCAGAAACAACGGGTGGCATTGGCACGGGCCCTGTACGGCGGGCCGCGCCTGATCGTGCTGGATGAGCCCAACTCCAACCTCGACACCGTCGGCGAGGCCGCCCTGGCCAGCGCCATTGTGCAGATGAAAGCCCAGGGCAGCAGTGTGGTGCTGGTGACCCATCGGTCGTCGGCGCTGGCCCAGGCCGACAAGTTGCTGGTGCTCAGCGAGGGGCATCTGCAGGCGTTCGGGCCCAGCCAGGAAGTGCTGCGGGCATTGTCCGGCCAGCAGGAAGCGCCGAAGGAGAAACCCGGCGTGAGTTTCAGTCGTCAGTACCCGGCCGCAAGGAACCCAGGCGCATGA